The Struthio camelus isolate bStrCam1 chromosome 5, bStrCam1.hap1, whole genome shotgun sequence genome has a segment encoding these proteins:
- the ZFYVE19 gene encoding abscission/NoCut checkpoint regulator isoform X1, whose translation MDNRCYGCASKFTVFKKECGCKNCGRAFCSGCLSFSAVVPRCGNTPQKVCKQCHGKLTGEGSQSSSAKWSPPENYKKRVAAFEAKQNQPKGQWKAAAKPGQAGSRYQGLSKEDRAIAERLAKLKEERKPKSIPSQAEIEARLAALKEDCRGPVPSTQEMEDRLAVLQGRDPPSQAPRPMHQPPDSRSLAQQTDDLLTQLAEEVAIDERNSPGVQPQAARGQTLNDLNRESEGGVCPANLDPKQLEEEKNKLLAEAASELREENTRQEKILQVAKRLAALRGQDPEKVTLENYKLPDSDEEVDEEEAILRVLKQLTEEAALDEASGFNIPPDQNTQPGPSQQNLPKKAKQKSQTSATMALAKSEDSDEEELPWCCICNEDATLRCHGCDGDLYCKRCFREGHDEFDLKDHHISRYRLPSKQK comes from the exons ATGGATAACAGGTGCTATGGCTGCGCGTCCAAATTCACGGTCTTCAAGAAAGAG TGTGGATGTAAGAACTGCGGACGGGCATTCTGCTCTGGCTGCCTTAGCTTCAGTGCTGTTGTTCCCCGCTGTGGAAACACTCCGCAGAAAGTGTGCAAGCAATGTCATGGAAAACTAACTGG AGAAGGATCTCAAAGCAGTTCAGCAAAATGGTCACCACCGGAGAACTACAAAAA GCGTGTAGCAGCTTTTGAGGCTAAGCAAAATCAGCCGAAAGGGCAGTGGAAGGCAGCTGCGAAACCGGGCCAAGCAGGCTCCAGATACCAGGGACTCTCAAAAGAGGATAGAGCTATTGCAGAGAGACTGGCGAAGCTCAAGGAGGAAAGGAAACCCA AGTCCATCCCTTCTCAAGCTGAGATCGAAGCTAGGCTGGCTGCTCTGAAGGAAGACTGCCGGGGACCTGTTCCATCCACACAGGAAATGGAGGACCGTTTGGCTGTCCTACAGGGGAGAGACCCTCCTTCCCAGGCTCCCAGACCA ATGCACCAGCCCCCTGATTCCAGAAGCCTAGCCCAGCAGACAGATGACCTATTAACTCAGTTGGCTGAGGAAGTCGCTATTGATGAGCGTAACAGTCCAGGAGTCCAGCCTCAAG ctgctAGGGGCCAAACCTTGAATGATCTCAATCGGGAAAGCGAAGGTGGAGTTTGCCCTGCAAATCTGGACCCAAAACAGCTAGAAGAAGAGAAGAATAAACTTCTGGCAGAGGCCGCTTCTGAACTGCGGGAAGAGAACACTAGGCAGGAGAAGATCCTACAAGTGGCCAAGAGATTGGCAGCACTCAGAGGCCAGGACCCAGAGAAAG TTACTTTGGAAAACTATAAGCTCCCTGACAGCGATGAGGAAGTGGATGAGGAGGAAGCCATTCTGAGAGTGCTAAAACAG CTCACAGAGGAAGCAGCCCTGGATGAAGCAAGTGGCTTCAATATTCCTCCAGATCAGAACACCCAACCAGGACCCTCACAACAGAACCTAcctaagaaagcaaagcaaaag AGCCAGACTTCAGCCACCATGGCTCTTGCCAAGTCAGAAGATAGTGATGAGGAGGAGTTACCCTGGTGCTGTATCTGCAATGAGGATGCCACTTTGCGCTGCCATGGCTGTGACGGGGACCTCTACTGCAAGCGCTGCTTTCG
- the ZFYVE19 gene encoding abscission/NoCut checkpoint regulator isoform X3: MDNRCYGCASKFTVFKKECGCKNCGRAFCSGCLSFSAVVPRCGNTPQKVCKQCHGKLTGEGSQSSSAKWSPPENYKKRVAAFEAKQNQPKGQWKAAAKPGQAGSRYQGLSKEDRAIAERLAKLKEERKPKSIPSQAEIEARLAALKEDCRGPVPSTQEMEDRLAVLQGRDPPSQAPRPMHQPPDSRSLAQQTDDLLTQLAEEVAIDERNSPGVQPQAARGQTLNDLNRESEGGVCPANLDPKQLEEEKNKLLAEAASELREENTRQEKILQVAKRLAALRGQDPEKVTLENYKLPDSDEEVDEEEAILRVLKQLTEEAALDEASGFNIPPDQNTQPGPSQQNLPKKAKQKMLNEDE, translated from the exons ATGGATAACAGGTGCTATGGCTGCGCGTCCAAATTCACGGTCTTCAAGAAAGAG TGTGGATGTAAGAACTGCGGACGGGCATTCTGCTCTGGCTGCCTTAGCTTCAGTGCTGTTGTTCCCCGCTGTGGAAACACTCCGCAGAAAGTGTGCAAGCAATGTCATGGAAAACTAACTGG AGAAGGATCTCAAAGCAGTTCAGCAAAATGGTCACCACCGGAGAACTACAAAAA GCGTGTAGCAGCTTTTGAGGCTAAGCAAAATCAGCCGAAAGGGCAGTGGAAGGCAGCTGCGAAACCGGGCCAAGCAGGCTCCAGATACCAGGGACTCTCAAAAGAGGATAGAGCTATTGCAGAGAGACTGGCGAAGCTCAAGGAGGAAAGGAAACCCA AGTCCATCCCTTCTCAAGCTGAGATCGAAGCTAGGCTGGCTGCTCTGAAGGAAGACTGCCGGGGACCTGTTCCATCCACACAGGAAATGGAGGACCGTTTGGCTGTCCTACAGGGGAGAGACCCTCCTTCCCAGGCTCCCAGACCA ATGCACCAGCCCCCTGATTCCAGAAGCCTAGCCCAGCAGACAGATGACCTATTAACTCAGTTGGCTGAGGAAGTCGCTATTGATGAGCGTAACAGTCCAGGAGTCCAGCCTCAAG ctgctAGGGGCCAAACCTTGAATGATCTCAATCGGGAAAGCGAAGGTGGAGTTTGCCCTGCAAATCTGGACCCAAAACAGCTAGAAGAAGAGAAGAATAAACTTCTGGCAGAGGCCGCTTCTGAACTGCGGGAAGAGAACACTAGGCAGGAGAAGATCCTACAAGTGGCCAAGAGATTGGCAGCACTCAGAGGCCAGGACCCAGAGAAAG TTACTTTGGAAAACTATAAGCTCCCTGACAGCGATGAGGAAGTGGATGAGGAGGAAGCCATTCTGAGAGTGCTAAAACAG CTCACAGAGGAAGCAGCCCTGGATGAAGCAAGTGGCTTCAATATTCCTCCAGATCAGAACACCCAACCAGGACCCTCACAACAGAACCTAcctaagaaagcaaagcaaaag ATGCTGAATGAGGATGAATAG
- the ZFYVE19 gene encoding abscission/NoCut checkpoint regulator isoform X2 → MDNRCYGCASKFTVFKKECGCKNCGRAFCSGCLSFSAVVPRCGNTPQKVCKQCHGKLTGEGSQSSSAKWSPPENYKKRVAAFEAKQNQPKGQWKAAAKPGQAGSRYQGLSKEDRAIAERLAKLKEERKPKSIPSQAEIEARLAALKEDCRGPVPSTQEMEDRLAVLQGRDPPSQAPRPMHQPPDSRSLAQQTDDLLTQLAEEVAIDERNSPGVQPQAARGQTLNDLNRESEGGVCPANLDPKQLEEEKNKLLAEAASELREENTRQEKILQVAKRLAALRGQDPEKVTLENYKLPDSDEEVDEEEAILRVLKQLTEEAALDEASGFNIPPDQNTQPGPSQQNLPKKAKQKEPAFASALACVPMCT, encoded by the exons ATGGATAACAGGTGCTATGGCTGCGCGTCCAAATTCACGGTCTTCAAGAAAGAG TGTGGATGTAAGAACTGCGGACGGGCATTCTGCTCTGGCTGCCTTAGCTTCAGTGCTGTTGTTCCCCGCTGTGGAAACACTCCGCAGAAAGTGTGCAAGCAATGTCATGGAAAACTAACTGG AGAAGGATCTCAAAGCAGTTCAGCAAAATGGTCACCACCGGAGAACTACAAAAA GCGTGTAGCAGCTTTTGAGGCTAAGCAAAATCAGCCGAAAGGGCAGTGGAAGGCAGCTGCGAAACCGGGCCAAGCAGGCTCCAGATACCAGGGACTCTCAAAAGAGGATAGAGCTATTGCAGAGAGACTGGCGAAGCTCAAGGAGGAAAGGAAACCCA AGTCCATCCCTTCTCAAGCTGAGATCGAAGCTAGGCTGGCTGCTCTGAAGGAAGACTGCCGGGGACCTGTTCCATCCACACAGGAAATGGAGGACCGTTTGGCTGTCCTACAGGGGAGAGACCCTCCTTCCCAGGCTCCCAGACCA ATGCACCAGCCCCCTGATTCCAGAAGCCTAGCCCAGCAGACAGATGACCTATTAACTCAGTTGGCTGAGGAAGTCGCTATTGATGAGCGTAACAGTCCAGGAGTCCAGCCTCAAG ctgctAGGGGCCAAACCTTGAATGATCTCAATCGGGAAAGCGAAGGTGGAGTTTGCCCTGCAAATCTGGACCCAAAACAGCTAGAAGAAGAGAAGAATAAACTTCTGGCAGAGGCCGCTTCTGAACTGCGGGAAGAGAACACTAGGCAGGAGAAGATCCTACAAGTGGCCAAGAGATTGGCAGCACTCAGAGGCCAGGACCCAGAGAAAG TTACTTTGGAAAACTATAAGCTCCCTGACAGCGATGAGGAAGTGGATGAGGAGGAAGCCATTCTGAGAGTGCTAAAACAG CTCACAGAGGAAGCAGCCCTGGATGAAGCAAGTGGCTTCAATATTCCTCCAGATCAGAACACCCAACCAGGACCCTCACAACAGAACCTAcctaagaaagcaaagcaaaag GAACCTGCCTTTGCCAGTGCTCTGGCATGTGTCCCAATGTGCACATGA